One genomic window of Daphnia pulex isolate KAP4 chromosome 12, ASM2113471v1 includes the following:
- the LOC124208942 gene encoding uncharacterized protein LOC124208942 produces the protein MRKFNESYLPQGIQLKTENISTINKHIYYYESRLQLFDLNLTSPYTYLLCNRDNESKEISITIKEITYEPLNNTVKLEKRIAHNLTCNRLSKNVVIQWLKDGKGYYDIVYENNTVSVFQLQGNSNEKGTYEYRWNNSRGEARKKLFTVSIDDDLYMETSSSTIITTVCVFLIALVAIGI, from the exons ATGCGAAAATTTAACGAGTCTTATCTACCTCAAG GCATTCAATTAAAAACGGAAAATATATCAACAATTAACAAACATATATATTATTACGAAAGTAGGTTGCAACTGTTTGACTTAAATCTAACTTCTCCATACACATACTTACTATGCAACAGAGATAACGAATCAAAAGAGATTTCAATTACAATAAAAG AAATCACTTATGAACCATTGAATAATACTGTgaagttagaaaaaagaattgcacaCAACTTGACTTGTAACCGAttatcaaaaaatgttgtcatACAATGGCTCAAA GATGGCAAGGGATATTATGACATAGTCTACGAGAATAATACCGTATCCGTTTTCCAACTACAAGGAAATTCTAACGAAAAGGGAACATACGAATATCGATGGAACAACAGCCGAGGTGAAGCgagaaaaaaactgtttaCCGTTAGTATTGATGACGATCTATATATGGAAACATCAAGTAGCACTATTATCACAACCGTTTGTGTATTTCTGATTGCATTAGTTGCAATTGGaatatga